The following DNA comes from Camelina sativa cultivar DH55 chromosome 14, Cs, whole genome shotgun sequence.
CTTTGGGATTAAAAAAACTTGCATAAACAACTCTAATTTTAGATCTTCAGTCCCAATTTCAAAGACCGTGGCTAGTTTGTCAATAAATAGAAACTGGAGGGGTTAATctgttttgtataaaaaaacttGATGGAATATTACATGAAATTTCTTATGCTGAATACTTGGAACTAGTTGGTGGTTGACTTAAACTTTCCTATGGATCCAAGAACTAGTTGGGATTAAAATTCGTTTAACTCCTTTTTTATTGATCCTCTTTCAAAGTATTTTATAGTTTCATGCAACAAGGTACTATAGTACTATACGGACTTGAGTCAATTTGGTCCTTTCCTTGGTAAGTCAACTCGTCAAGTAGACTATTTTAGACAATTAGGTACACATAGATTTATTACGATTACATTCACAAATCTGGGTCAATACGTTAGATATGTGATACTTTAAAGAAGCACTCCGATGTACTAGGCAAGCATGACTTGGGAATGAAAAGATACACCGACTGATTACATGTCGTTTGAGTTTTGATTCTCCACAACATTCAATCCCCAGCTAAAAAAGAACCTAAATAGAGATATGGGGAATCACTGTAAATGACTAAACCGTGGAGTAAACtcaaaaacattttacaaatttaatagtACTCAgatcattttataaaaaagagaGGGAACTAGGAATTGGGATAACTTCTTCAACTCCttgactcttcttctttgtttctttcttgtccGGCCCCAGaggaagtcgaagaagaagacggataACTTTTAACAGAACGCTGAGTTTTACTGCTGTTCTCCATTTCTTTCCTTAAATCTTTAAATGCTTTAAACCTTATATCCCCTGAGTTCCTACTTGTTCCTGGTGTTGTCTCTGGCACTGGATAGAGACCTTCGAGCATCGCAACGACCTCTGACATGATAGGACGATCTGTTGGAGAAGCGCTCGTGCACACGAGAGCTACTTTTATTActgcttctgcttctttttTGTCCACTTCCGGCCTCAATCTCTCATCCACCACTTGCATCAAGTGCCCTGATTCTAGGCACTCGTTAGCCTGCAGATACACACCAAACGTGTTTATCaagaaaactgtttttttttttgtttttttggttttgaaagttCATAAGCTATTTAGACTTggaatcatatattatatatatacccatTCCAAGAGACAGACGGAATCTCCTGCCGCCATGAAATTACTGTTGGTTATGCCAGCGACGATCTCTAGAACCAAAACGCCAAAGCTATAGACATCTGCTTTGAAACTTAGGTAACCCCACAGTGCGTATTCTGGTGCCATATATCCTCTGCAGTGGTTCACATGATTCTTTTGGTTAACAAACAAACGTAactgtaataaaataaaaaaagatttaacgGAAATAAGGGCGGGCTCAAGCCTCACATAGTCCCAGCGACTTTTGTGCTGACATGTGTTTTCTCCTCTTCGTCAAGCCTAGCCAATCCGAAATCAGATATCTTGGGAGTTAAATCCTTATCCAATAGAATATTTGTGGCCTTGATGTCTCTGTGTACAAACTTCAACGGTGACTCCTCATGGAGAAACGCGAGACCCTTTGCAATCCCGCTGCAAATTTTATACCTAGTAGGCCAGTCCAGTGGAATCTGTTCATGCTTTGGACCTAAACATTGCAAGAGAAACACATATCATTTAGAGCTTAAAGCATCCAAAAAGCTATCATTTCTCCATAGGTGGAACTCTATACAAAAAAACTCACTGAATAACGCGTGAGATAAACTGTTATTTTCCATGTATTCATACACCAGTAATAGCTGAGCCCGCTCGACGCAGAAGCCATGAAGCTTGACTAGATATGGATGTTGAAGACAAGATATTGCGCCAATCTCGTTTAGAAATTCTCGGTTCCCTTGTCTCGATTTAGATGAGAGTTGCTTAACTGCTACAACTCTTCCATCTGCTAACACACCCTGCAATTGAGATTCTCTATCAGCCTCATGAACTGCACTACAACTTTAGCTTCTTCATATATCAAGAATCATCTCATCCCGTAATCTTACCTTAAATACTGGACCGAAACCACCTTCTCCAATCTTGTTAGTTGGATTGAAGTCATCTGTAGCAAATTTGATTTGCCTTAATGTAAAAGTTCCAGAAGGCAACTCTTCTTCATTGGGGTCTGTGATTCAAAAAACTcagaatcaataaacaaaaaaaaaaagacactttCTTCCGTTTCTTACATAAATTCAcaatgtttctcttttcaaatGAACATAACCTGGCTTCTTGGCTCAGACTTGATATAAGAAGCACTCCagtatatatatgactatatgTATTATCAACTCCATATCAAAAGcacaaaagaatgaaaaaaatcaatgttCACCTTTTCGCCTTTGACCACATCCGGGGAGGCAGCCACACCACCACAGAATTCCAACGATAAAGATAATAAGACATGGGGCTCCAATTCCAATAGCAATAGATGCTCCCACGCTCATTCCAGTTTTTGGACGTTCGCACGGCTTAGAATCTGTACATTTACGAAAAATCACTGCGGTGAGAAAAGAGTTCAAAATGCATAGAAAATCAGATGCGCATATCTGCCTGGCTTCTGCGAGATAATAAGAAAGCTACCTGAAACTATGGAAATAGCCGATATGATAGGACCATAAACCCCTCTAGTGGGAATCCTGGTAGTTCCTTTACCGGACCAACGCAACCTGATTGTTAAAAAGTGGTTTGTCACATTGGCAGTAAATGGTTTTATTACAGGTTTTAGAGCTCCCTTGGCTTCATCCATGATGTTGAAGTCCTTAGCCACTAATTTCTCCTGCCAATAAGAGGcgttaagacaaaaaaaaaacacacacacacacacacatcacaTTCAAAGCCACTTTAAATTTCACCAGCAATGGCAAAAGCTAACCTGAATGTAAATGTCAAACAAACGCCTCCCAAGCCGGTCATAGGTGTCATCATTGGTGAAACGTATCTCAGCAAAGTCTAGATTTATAGTGTAGTTTCCATTTTCCAAGCAGGCATGGAAGTAAGTAAGAGATACTGGAGCTACTCTTGCTGTTTTGTATAGATCAGACAGGTTAGATGCTGGGACAAACATGGTAAATCTTGTATTTTGGAAATTATTGTCGTCCATAAAGTCCCCTGTACTGCTAAATCCCCAATTAGCGCCAGGTTTCAAATAATACTTAGCAGCACCACCTTCAACCCCTCCATCTCCTTCATAtaattcttttgtgtttttctccTTCACATATATATCGCTTCCACCGCAGTTCACATGCAAGCAGCTAGAATCtgccataaaaaaaacaaattgcataaagtgagagagagaataaacaAGTGAACTTTCCCCGTcaacatttatattatataatgatGACAAGGCAGGAAATAACAATATTGATGTGGGACTAAAGTAGAAGGCAATTTAGCAGGTGGTCTCCTAGTCCTAATGTGATTGTGGGTACTTACATCGAGGACATTTGAAATCTNTTTCCATTTTCCAAGCAGGCATGGAAGTAAGTAAGAGATACTGGAGCTACTCTTGCTGTTTTGTATAGATCAGACAGGTTAGATGCTGGGACAAACATGGTAAATCTTGTATTTTGGAAATTATTGTCGTCCATAAAGTCCCCTGTACTGCTAAATCCCCAATTAGCGCCAGGTTTCAAATAATACTTAGCAGCACCACCTTCAACCCCTCCATCTCCTTCATAtaattcttttgtgtttttctccTTCACATATATATCGCTTCCACCGCAGTTCACATGCAAGCAGCTAGAATCTGCcagaaaaacaacaaattgcataaagtgagagagagaataaacaAGTGAACTTTCCCCGTcaacatttatattatataatgatGACAAGGCAGGAAATAACAATATTGATGTGGGACTAAAGTAGAAGGCAATTTAGCAGGTGGTCTCCTAGTCCTAATGTGATTGTGGGTACTTACATCGAGGACATTTGAAATCTTTGATGCACGGCAGAAACTTGCTCCTACAAAAAACATCAATTGGGAATTGCATATCATTTGTGCAATATCTTTTCCGTAAAAGTACAAACACTTTTGTATATTTAAACTACATACAAATATGGAAGCTAGATGATAAATACATTCAAAAGAAACCTTACGATTTTTTCGTGGAAGTGCTCTGAAACAAGTTTAGATTCAAATTCCTAAAACAATAAAAGTTGAGTAAATTATCAGTTAAAAATGCCAATTATGTCAACCAAAACGTAAAAGAGGAAAACATGACAGTATCCTCACATGTTTGGCCGACAAGAACGACTCTCGGGACTCTGCCACTTGAGATTGTTATATGAAAGATCACTGCATCAACAAGTGAATTGACATCAAAATGGATTCAAATTCTTTTGAGGTGGCAATTTTATTAAGCAATTTGCAAACTCCAGAGATATACACACATAGTGATTCCATCCCTTAGTAATTCATCTGGAGCATCTCCCTCAAGCATGTTTCCAGTCAAAATTCTGCAAAAAACAGTCAACTGATAATTCTCAGTCAAAGCAAGATAGATATTTAACGTAGATGACAGTAGAATCTTTTCACTTACATAAACCGTAAGTCTTCTGAATGTGCAAACGATGGAATTCCCCCAACCAACCTGTTAAAACTCAAATCCCTATGCACCAACATAACAAGAATTAATCAAATCATGTCATTGTTTCATGTACAAACCTAATCTTCGTTTCTTTAAGTTCATAATTCTTCAGTGGTACATCAACTAATAATCACTGATACGTAGTTCGCTGGGAACCACTGATACTTGATAAAAATGTCGGAAGACAGGCTTACAGTGTCTCCAACTTTTTCATATATGAGAGATAAACAGGAATTTGTCCAGAAATGTTACAGTCCTTCAATACCCTACAATGtaaaaatacacataaataatatattaaatcagAGATAGATGAAACAGCTTCATCAAAGCATATGACAGAACTAACTTACAGTTTAACTAAACCTGTTACGTTCTTTAACGAAGGGAATGGTTGGACTGGTCCACCTATATCACTGATCCTCCTGAAAACAATAGATCATTTGTAATAAAAGTGTCAACTACATTACTATAGATGAAAACACACTAAGTCTatggagagaaaaaaatgaacgTCATAAGAGTGGTGTCTAGTGTATACTCACAAATTAAGAAGATTGCTCAGACCTGAGATGACCGCTGGGATTGGACCAGTAAGACCAGATGCAATCATTTCACTACAAGGAATGAAAAGAATACCATCACTGAGTGCttaataaaaacagagaagagttaaataaaaaacaaggaaTTTACAGTCTCTTGAGTTCCTTCCAATTCTGTATGTAACTAGGTATTGTTCCGCTAAGTTTGAGATCGTTAATCCTGCTGCATTGTGAAAAACCAAGTAGCAGATGAACAACAAAGTCCACCATAATGAGTTGTTAAGTTAGGgggaaacaaataacaaaagcTTACAAATCCGTCATATTCTTTAGTCTAGCTAGTGAAGCTGGCAAATGTCCCGTCAATTTGTTGGAGGAAAGCAACCTGTAAGAAGAAATGACCCACCAGAAACCCTTCAGAAACACACCACACGCTAAAATATCGGCACaataaaggaaacaaagaatAGACAGAGAATGAGAAATTCTCACAGTGTTTCCAAGTGGACCAAGTTCCCAAGCTCCTGAGGAATAGTTCCAGAAAACGCATTCGCCTCGAGATCCCTATACAAGAGCagccaaaaataatataatagcaCACCCTAGAGAAGGCTAAAACTTTTTCAAACGTGAAGTGCACCGAAGTATACAACATGATAAGTTGAAAACTTTAACGGGTTCCCCTTCAGGAAATGCTAATAGTGAGATCTAGCAGAACAAGTTTCAAGAGGTAAAAAGAAGTAATATATCCACCAGCTAAACTTGACGGATAGTTAGTACATGAACTTTCCGCTGAAATAAACACCAAACCAATTTCCAGAACAAAGAAGATTGACTTACAAGTATGTTAGTGTCGAAGAGTTTCCAAACTCTTTCGGAATTTCCCCTGACAGCCGGTTCGCAAGAAGAGATCTGCGGAGACAGTCTGTTACTGTACAAGAGCATTTTGACACTAAAGCTAAAAATAATAGGGAAAGTTCTTACATAAAAGTTAAATTTGAAAAAGCCCATTCCCGTGGTAAGGTCCCATTGATGTAATTGTAGGCCAAGTCTCTAAAATATAGCAAGAAAACAGTGGTCAAAATTAGCAGCTTTCATNGACAGAGAATGAGAAATTCTCACAGTGTTTCCAAGTGGACCAAGTTCCCAAGCTCCTGAGGAATAGTTCCAGAAAACGCATTCGCCTCGAGATCCCTATACAAGAGCagccaaaaataatataatagcaCACCCTAGAGAAGGCTAAAACTTTTTCAAACGTGAAGTGCACCGAAGTATACAACATGATAAGTTGAAAACTTTAACGGGTTCCCCTTCAGGAAATGCTAATAGTGAGATCTAGCAGAACAAGTTTCAAGAGGTAAAAAGAAGTAATATATCCACCAGCTAAACTTGACGGATAGTTAGTACATGAACTTTCCGCTGAAATAAACACCAAACCAATTTCCAGAACAAAGAAGATTGACTTACAAGTATGTTAGTGTCGAAGAGTTTCCAAACTCTTTCGGAATTTCCCCTGACAGCCGGTTCGCAAGAAGAGATCTGCGGAGACAGTCTGTTACTGTACAAGAGCATTTTGACACTAAAGCTAAAAATAATAGGGAAAGTTCTTACATAAAAGTTAAATTTGAAAAGGCCCATTCACGTGGTAAGGTCCCATTGATGTAATTGTAGGCCAAGTCTCTAAAATATAGCAAGAAAACAGTGGTCAAAATTAGCAGCTTTCATCTTAGGTTGAAATACTTTTTACGAGAGCTCTTACATCTCCTGAAGGTAGGGAAGCTTGACTATTTGAGGAAGAGTTCCTGGAAGATTATGGTACTTGAATGCACTAAAGAACAAGTCAAAGAGTAATTAgaaaataactaaaacaaattaCGAAGAGAAGTtcttattttgttgaaaaatatatatacaaaaggaTTTCATGTATTCACCGTATCAAGGTGATTAAGTAAACTATTCTTCCTCTTGACCAATTAGTCAAATCAGAACATGGTCATCAGTATTTTTTTAGATAGTATGCATATGAGACACTTGCACAAAGATGCACCAAAGATAAACTAGTAAAGTGGGTCATACAGTAGATAACATCAAGCAAATTGAACTTTAGCATCTGTACAGAAGAATATCTAAACCTAGAGACAACAATTTTACCTTCTCTACTACATAGCAAATATCACTAATCAACGGTGCATTACCAAACACGGATATAACCATAAGTTCTATGAGTTTTTATAAGGGGAAAAGACAATCAACTCTGAAGGAAGCCTGAGAATTCTTACAATCTGATAATATGACAATCAGTGTCGTTAGTGGGACTGCATTCACATTCTATCTCTTGCTTAGCTGTTGGAGGAGGAGTTTCGGTTAACCCCACCATTTCAACCTTACAACTTTCAGCATCAAATTTCCAGAAACTCGAGCCCAATGTGGTAGCGATTTGCTCCAGAGCATCGACTAAGCACAGAAGCAATAACAGCATCATATATCAGTACAAATGAGTTGTGTAAGAACAAAGATTTATACTCATAATGAGTCCAACAATCATGAAACTAACATGAATCGAAATCAAGACGAGCAATTTATCTAAACATCTTcattcacaccaaaaaaaacatgtatgattgcttcaacaaatatatatagaattgtTAAAGAAATTGCCTTTCACTTGACACATGAACATCACCATCATGTGAAAGGTCTAAATCAGAGTTTAATACTGAGACATGACAAGTTCTTTGCTCAAGGAAACTCAATGGTCAAAGggaatttaaaatcaaaacatgaTTCAGTAAACGCAAATTGACCTAATCACCCAATCAACTAATCAAGATTAGATAATTCTCCTGTAGATTCTGGTCTCGACTACTTCAatgggaagaaaaaaaccaaCTTCACCAGATATTTACAGGTGACCAATAAGAACATCTgctttctaaaaaatgtaacaaaaaaaatcaaaactttttaccATATAAACAAAACTTCACGAACCAAACAAATGATAAAAGAGCAAACTTTGCAAAAAGAATCTGGAAACCCAAAATCCAAAAcggaaagagaagaaaggattcaaatttcttataaaaaaaaggtggcaaaagaaaaggaaggcAAAACCAGAAAGGGACTAACTTGGAACAAACCTTCTTCTTGGGGTAATTTGAGAGCATTTATACTGTAAAAATTGAAGCAAATGATTGCAAAAACATATAATGCAAAGAAGATATTaacatccttcttcttcttctcggtaTACATTTCATACACAGCAACAACAAATCTCCCTAAATCAATGTAATATAGAAAATGGTAAGGGAAGATCTGGAATTTTTCCTGGGTTTGGTTTGTTGGCAAGTGTGATGATGGTTTTAGAGGATTGCTAGAATTATGTAATGACAATAAAGAATCCACGAACAGTGATTTTTCATCCCCtcgtttttttcaaaaaacatatttttcttactagtcaaattttttttctttcaaactcgATTGCTTTGGCTGGGCTAGTGATCAAAGCAATCGAGTTTCAAGTCAGTTTGTTGACAAGCTTACTCACATTCCCTCCATGGTTACTCCATTACTGCTTTCTCATCCTTTTCGATCCTTTTAGTACAATTAGGTTCGGCAGACGGTTTCTTATGGCAAGAGCTGCAGTGATTAGTGATATGTTATTTGGGACTATGAATCCCTTTAGGTTGAGTTGGTTAAATGATACCAAACGGATGTTTAGTGTTGCTTACAAGTTTGGTTGGGGTATGTTTTGGGCTGTTTATGTAGGCATTGTGCTTCTTGGCTTGTTGGTTTCGTCTCTTATGGTTGGTGGTTATATGATAAACCGTATAGCGGATGAACCATTTGTTGTCAAGGAGACTTTGAATTTCGATTACACCAAGAATAGTCCAGAAGCGTATGTGCCAATAACCTCGTGTGCTGGTGTTGACTGTGTGGGAAGTTGTAAGGAGAGTAATGAAATGTCGAAGATCAGAGGCTTACGTGCTATACCTCGAGACCAAAAGTTAGATATCACTCTTTCAATGACATTACCTGAGTCTGCATACAATAAAAAACTCGGCATGTTTCAGGTATCCAAACCCTCTTAACCATTGCATCCCTCTGGCTTATAGTAGTATCTTATGCGTATTCGTTTTTGTGCAATAAACTTGAATAAGTAGGGTAAATCACTACATTATTTACTTGTGTTTGTTCATCCATTCTGATATGGGATCTTCTTGTGTTGTTGAAGGTTCGGGTGGACTTCTTATCTGCGGATGGTCAAACGATTTCTAGTATAAGGCGTCCCTGCATGTTAAGATTCAGAAGTGAGCCTATCCGTCTTGTTCAGACATTCTTTAAAGTGGTTCCGTTAGTGACAGGATATGTCTCTGAGATCCAAACCTTGAGATTGAAGTTGAAAGGCTTTGTAGAAAAGGACATTCCCACCGCTTGTTTAAAGATAATTATCGAACAACGGGCGGAGTATCGACCCGGAGCAGGTATTCCAGAGCTGTACGATGCATCCCTGTCGGTTGAATCCGGTCTTCCTTTCTTCAAGAAAGTTATATGGAAATGGCGGAAAACTTTGTTCGTCTGGATCAGCATGAGTTTGTTCATTACAGAATTGATTTTCACGTTGGTTTGTTGCAGACCTCTGATTATACCAAGAACACGACCTAGAAACAGACCACCTTCAAACCCAACGACTGGAAGTAGATGATGAATCCAATACTGTACAGCATGTTTGTTACACTCTGAAACGGTATTTTCAGTTTCTGTTAACTTTACTTCCGAGTTCTTTGATTTAACTGTAAATTCATGCTTACTAATGAAAGTTATACCTTATACGCATAAGACATGTGGTTTGGATTTAGAAGTATGTCGTTTAAACGAATGTGAGTAAATATAATGGAAGAGAGCACCGTTGTATATCAGTATCTGAGAGAACAAATGTGCTTAAATTAGGCAATATAACTGTTGTACATGTACAGGAAGTCTTAACATTTGTTTTATAAGCACCCAAAGCATATTAAGTTGAACCTTCCTAATATTTCCAACACTTTTTGCTTAATGTTCTGTcttacatttat
Coding sequences within:
- the LOC104743619 gene encoding seipin-2-like, producing MVREDLEFFLGLVCCQIFFLSNSIALAGLVIKAIEFQVSLLTSLLTFPPWLLHYCFLILFDPFSTIRFGRRFLMARAAVISDMLFGTMNPFRLSWLNDTKRMFSVAYKFGWGMFWAVYVGIVLLGLLVSSLMVGGYMINRIADEPFVVKETLNFDYTKNSPEAYVPITSCAGVDCVGSCKESNEMSKIRGLRAIPRDQKLDITLSMTLPESAYNKKLGMFQVRVDFLSADGQTISSIRRPCMLRFRSEPIRLVQTFFKVVPLVTGYVSEIQTLRLKLKGFVEKDIPTACLKIIIEQRAEYRPGAGIPELYDASLSVESGLPFFKKVIWKWRKTLFVWISMSLFITELIFTLVCCRPLIIPRTRPRNRPPSNPTTGSR
- the LOC104741562 gene encoding probable LRR receptor-like serine/threonine-protein kinase RFK1, which encodes MYTEKKKKDVNIFFALYVFAIICFNFYSINALKLPQEEVDALEQIATTLGSSFWKFDAESCKVEMVGLTETPPPTAKQEIECECSPTNDTDCHIIRFAFKYHNLPGTLPQIVKLPYLQEIDLAYNYINGTLPREWAFSNLTFISLLANRLSGEIPKEFGNSSTLTYLDLEANAFSGTIPQELGNLVHLETLLLSSNKLTGHLPASLARLKNMTDFRINDLKLSGTIPSYIQNWKELKRLEMIASGLTGPIPAVISGLSNLLNLRISDIGGPVQPFPSLKNVTGLVKLVLKDCNISGQIPVYLSYMKKLETLDLSFNRLVGGIPSFAHSEDLRFIILTGNMLEGDAPDELLRDGITIDLSYNNLKWQSPESRSCRPNMNLNLNLFQSTSTKKSSKFLPCIKDFKCPRYSSCLHVNCGGSDIYVKEKNTKELYEGDGGVEGGAAKYYLKPGANWGFSSTGDFMDDNNFQNTRFTMFVPASNLSDLYKTARVAPVSLTYFHACLENGNYTINLDFAEIRFTNDDTYDRLGRRLFDIYIQEKLVAKDFNIMDEAKGALKPVIKPFTANVTNHFLTIRLRWSGKGTTRIPTRGVYGPIISAISIVSDSKPCERPKTGMSVGASIAIGIGAPCLIIFIVGILWWCGCLPGCGQRRKDPNEEELPSGTFTLRQIKFATDDFNPTNKIGEGGFGPVFKGVLADGRVVAVKQLSSKSRQGNREFLNEIGAISCLQHPYLVKLHGFCVERAQLLLVYEYMENNSLSHALFSPKHEQIPLDWPTRYKICSGIAKGLAFLHEESPLKFVHRDIKATNILLDKDLTPKISDFGLARLDEEEKTHVSTKVAGTIGYMAPEYALWGYLSFKADVYSFGVLVLEIVAGITNSNFMAAGDSVCLLEWANECLESGHLMQVVDERLRPEVDKKEAEAVIKVALVCTSASPTDRPIMSEVVAMLEGLYPVPETTPGTSRNSGDIRFKAFKDLRKEMENSSKTQRSVKSYPSSSSTSSGAGQERNKEEESRS